Part of the Phycisphaeraceae bacterium genome, CGACGCCAGATCGCGCTGCCGGTCCGGTACCGTGGGATCGAGGTGGACGCCGGGTACCGCCTGGACTTCGTTGTGGAGGACGCGGTTGTCGTCGAGTTGAAGGCCGTCGACGCGCTTTCGGGGGTTCACGAGGCCCAACTGCTTACCTACCTGCGGCTTTCCGGATACCCTGTGGGGCTTCTGATGAACTTCAATGTGGCCCGGCTCCGCGACGGCGTCATCCGACGCGCCCTGACCCGGGTCACCCAGACCCATCCGACCCAATCCCCCCCTCTGCGACCTCTGCGTCCTCTGCGGTAAAACAGGATCTGCCCATGGCTCTTCTCACCGGCAAAGTCGGCCTCGTCTTCGGCGTCGCCAACGATCGTTCCTACGCCACGCACATCGCCGAGGCGATCCTCAAGCACGGCGGGCAGTGCGCCTTCGCGCATCTCCCCGGCGAGAAGAACGAGCGCCGCACCGCCAAGGCGGTCGAGAAGATGGGCGTCAGCAACCCGTGGCTTTTCCCCTGCGACGCCGGCAACGACGCCGACATCGACGCGATCTTCACCGCCTATTCCGCGGCCCACGAGCGTCTCGACTTCGTGATCCACTCCATCGCCTTCGCCGATCGCGAGTGGCTGCAGCCGGGCAACTTCAACAAGACGCCGCGGGAGGCGTACCTCTCGGCGATCGACATCTCGGCGTACACGCTGGCCGCGTTCGCCAAGCGCGCGCACGAGCCGATGAAGGCGAGCGGGGGCGGGTCGATCATCGGCATGTCCTACTACGGCAGCGAGAAGGTCGTCCCGGGGTATAACGTGATGGGCGTCGCGAAGGCTGCGCTGGAGTGCACCGCGCGCTACCTCGCGGCGGAACTGGGCGCCGACAACATCCGCGTGAACACGATCTCGGGCGGTCCCCTGCGCACGCTCGCGAGCAGCGCGGTGGGTGGCATCGACACGCTCCTCGAATCGACGCCGCTGAAGTCGCCCCTTCGGCGCAATGTGGAGGGCAGCGATGTCGGCGGCGCCGCGGCGTTCCTCGTCAGCGACCTCTCGTCGGGCATCACGGGCGAGAACATCTATGTCGACTGCGGGCTGAGCACGATCGGGATCTGATTACTTCATCACCACCGGCGCCAGCCGCCCCAGCACCCCCAGCGCCGCCTCCAGGTAGCGCGGGCTGCCGTCGGTGCGCAGGAACGCCGGGGCCGCCGCGGCCACCAGGAGGCGACGGATGTTCGCCAGATCGGCGTAGTCGTCGCCGTTGTCGAGCCCGACCGCCTTGCGCGCCTTCGCGAGCAGCGAGACGGGCTTGACGCCGTCGACCTTCTCGGAATGCGCCCAGTGCAGGCGCTCCATGTAGACAGCGTCCTCGACCCAGTGGCCCGGCGCGACTTCCGCGAAGTCGAGGAGCACGCAGCAGGGGGGGCCCCAGGGAGAGCCCTCCGGGCGCTTCATCGCGTTGCCTGCGTGCAGGTCGCCGTGCTTCCACGCGTTGATCGGTCGGGCGTCCCAGCGCGCGAGCACCGGGGCCAGGCCCTTCTGCACCTTCTTGAGCGCGTCGTTCCACTCGGTCTCGTGGGGGATGTGCGAGACCTTCACCGCCTCACGACCCTGCTCGATGAGTTTCGCCCAGTCGATCTTCTGGACCTTGCTCGCGTCGATGGGCCAGGCCTCTTCCGAGTGCTTGTAGTACACCGCGGCGGCGCCGGCGAGCAGGTCGAAGCTCTCCTTCGCGTGCCCGTTCTGCACGCTCAGGGGCAGCCCCGGCAGTTTCTCCATCACCACCCAGCCGACGTCGTACGAGCCGAGTTCCCACCCGTCGGCCGCGACGCGCGGCGTGGGCGCGTCGGTCTTCCCCAGCGCCACGAGGGTTTTGTGCTCGGTCGGCCCGATGGGCAGCTTCACGACGACGTCGCGCGGCGCGCTCTCGCCCTCGTACTGGAAAGTCGAGAACCCGGTCGCGGCGCCCCCTCGCTGCCAGTCGGTCCGGAACCATCTGACCGCCCCCAGTCTGCCGCCGCACGCGTCGCGCAGCGCGGGCTCAAGGGCGTGGGCGAGCTCGCTCGCGTCGGTGAGTCCGGGCATCATGCCCGCATGCTCGATTCGCACTTATGGCGCATCGTCGTCGCTCCTCCGTGCGTGGGCGCACGCTGACAGTGATACCCCGGGTCGTGTGCATCGGTTCGCGCCGTCCGTGGGCGGATGCTCATGGACCGCCAAGATACCACGAACCCGCTCGGCTTTCACGGGGCGCCGAACCTACTCTTGGTCGCAAGCCCCCGCCCCATGCGAAAGCCGAACTACGACATCCTGGCGCTCGACCTCGACGGGACGCTGCTCGGGCCCACCGGCGGCGTGTCGGAGGCGAACATCGAGGCCGTCGACGCCGCCCGCCGGGCGGGGATCGAGGTCGTGATCTGCACCGGGCGCGGGCTCGTCGAGAGCAAGAAGGCCATCGCCGCCATCCGCGCGCACGAGCGCATGCCCGGCCTGCTCGACGCGCCCGTCGTCGTCGCGGGCGGCTCGATGATCGCCGACGCGTCGACCGGGCGCACGCTGCAGCGCTGGCCCATGAACACCGACCTGGTGCGCCGCGTCGTCGGGCGCTTCCGCGACGCGAACAGCGCCTCGATGGTCCTCAAGGACCCCGACGCCGCCGGCTTCGATTACCTCATCGTCGACACCGGCCCGCTCGACCCGGTGAATGTGTGGTGGTTCGAGAAGATGGGCATCCGTCGCCGGCACATCCCGGAACTCGACCACGACGAGCACCCCGAGCACACGGTGCGCGTGGGGCTCGCCGCGACGACAGACCGGATGTTCCACCTGGGCCAGGAGATCATCAGCGAGTTCGAGCGTGAGGCCACGCTGCACCACTTCGCCGCCGTCTCGAGCCAGAACACCGGCAACGGGCTCATCGGCAAGAGCACGACGGTGCACATCCTCGAGGTCTTCGATAAGGCGGTCACGAAGTGGACCGCGATCGACTGGATCGCGCAGCGCCGCGGCGTGGCGCGCGAGCGCGTGGCCGCGATCGGCGACGAGATCAACGACGTCGCGATGCTCGCCGGCGCAGGCCTGGGCGTCGCGATGGGCAACGCGGTCACGAAGGTCAAGGATGTCGCCGACAAGCATGTCGCGTCGCACGAGGACGACGGCGTCGCCGAGGCCATCGACCACATCCTGCGCGGCGAGTGGTGAGGGGAGCGCCACCGATGCACACCCTCAGCGAACTCCGCTCCATGCTCGACGCGCACGGCCTCTCGCCCCGCAAGGCGCTGGGACAGAACTTCCTCATCGACCGAAACCTCGGGACGAAACTCGTCGACGAGGCCGGCGTGCACGCCGGGGACCTGGTACTGGAGGTCGGCCCGGGCGCCGGCGCGCTCACCGAACTGCTCCTCGATCGCGGCTGCGAGGTCGTCGCCTGTGAGATGGACGAGGGGCTCGCGGCGCTGCTGCGAGACCGCTTCATGGAGGCGCACTCCGGGCGCTTCACGCTGATCGAGGGCGACTGCCTCGCGCGCAAGCACGAGCTGAACCCGGCGATCACCGACGCGATCGGGGGGCGCGGGTTCACGCTCGTCGCGAACCTCCCGTACAACGCGGCCAGCCCGCTTATGGCGGTGCTGCTGACCGACTTCCCCAACTGCCGCGCGCAGTATGTGACCATCCAGAAGGAAGTGGGGGAGCGATTGGCGGCCAGGCCGGGCGGCAAGGAGTACGGCCCGCTGACGGTGATCGCCCAGGCGCTCGCGACGGTCCGGCGCGTCGCGGTGCTGCCCCCGGAGTGCTTCTGGCCGCGCCCGGGCGTGACGAGCGCGATGCTGGAACTGAAACGCCGCCCCGACCCGCTGACCGACGCCCCGAAGGCGCTCGGCGCGCTCTGCCAGACGCTGTTCAGCCAGCGCCGCAAACAGATCGGCTCGGTCCTTGGTCGCGACCATCCCCTGCCCGAAGGGGTCACGCACGACATGCGTCCGGAGCAACTCTCTGTGGCACAGCTCTGCGCGTTGTCGACGATGTGGAGGGGGGCGAGCGACCCGGCTTAGCGCGGGGCGTTCGTGCCGGTCGCGAGCTCGATCTTCGCGATGACCGCGTCGCGCTCCTCGGCGATCTGGTCCGCGACTTCGCGCCGGTGGACCTCGACCTCTCGCGGGAACTCGAACGCGACGCGCACGCGGTCGCCCTTGATCCCGACGATGCGAACGACGCCCATCGGGCGACGCGGGTCGCCGATCACGATCTCTTCGCCCTCTCTGCGGGTGATGACGAGCATTCCATGCATCTCCTGTCGGGTCATCTGTCGCCCGACGGCCCACCACGGCCATTCGCCCACAGGGGCGTTGCGGTTTCCACCATCACCAGACTAGCACCTTCCGGGCGGGATGGAACCCCCCGAAGCGCGGAATCTGAGAATCGTGAGAGGGCCCCCTTGGGCCGACGCAAGCCGATGTCAGTCAACGGCTTGGACGCCGGTCACCTCGGGCACGTGCTCGCGAAGGTTCCGCTCGATGCCCTGGCGAAGGGTCATGCTGCTCGACGGGCAGCCCACGCACGCCCCGTGCATCCGGACCTTCACCACCCCATCCGAGGTGATCTCGAGGAGCTCGATGTCGCCCCCGTCGCTCTGCACCGCCGGCCGGATGAGGTCGAGGATGCTCTGCACGCGATCGCGCAGCGGAATGTCCGCGCGGAGCGCGGGCTTGGTCGTCGGCCTGGCGTTGGACTGCGGCAGTTCGTGGGTCGGCAAGCGGTCGCCTCCGTGCTTACGGCAGGATAGTACGCCCCGAGCGTACACTGCGGCGATGAACCAAACCCTCGCCGCGATCGGACTGTCTGCGCTCCTGCTGGGCTCGCTGACCGGGTGCGCCGGATCGGGCGCCGGCCCCGATGCGTCCGCCGACCCGGGCCTCCTCGCCGCAGACCGCGACGCGAACCCGATCGGGCGCGAGCGCGCGATCCGGGAGGGTTGGGAGCAGGTCGCCCAGGGTCAGGCCGACCGGGCCGCCTGGCGAGAGACCGTGAAGCGTATCGCGTGGTCCGCGTCGAACCCGGCGCGCACGCGGCTGGTCGCCCTCCAGACCCTGCTCGAAGACGACGAAGCGGACACCCGGAACATGGCCGGGCTCATGCTCCCTCGCGAGCCGGCCTGGCCGGTCATCGAATGGATCGGCGACACCGCCGCCGCCCGGGGCTGGACGGACCTCACCCCGGCGCTGATCCGCTCCTGGTCGCGCCCCGTCGTCGAGCCGAAGGACCCCGACCGCCCCGAGCGCCGGGCGCTGGTCGCGATGCACGGCGAGCGCGATCTGGCGCGCGTCGTCTTCTCGGTCTTCGCCCAGCCAGCCGGCGAGGGCCTGCTCGAGGAGCGCCGGCGCACCGACGCGTGGGCGCTGCTGACACGTATCGACCCCGATCTCACCGAGACGCGCGCGCTCCTCGCGGTCCTCGCGCCCAGCGACGACGCGCTCATCCGCGCGCTGCGCACCGCCGCGAGCGATCTCAAGGCCGTCCCACGCACCGCCGAGCAGCTCGAATGGCTGGCCGAGATGAACTCGCCGGCGAACAGCGCGTTCTGGGAGGAGGCGACGCGCGCGATCGCGCAGCTCGACGAAGAGCAGCTCCGCGGGTTCGAGCTGCGCCACGCCGCCGGCGTGCGATGGGCCGCGTCCCAGCGCCCGCAGTGGCTGCTCGCGTCGCGTGAGTCGCTGCTGGCCGACCTGAGCCAGCGCCTCGCGGGGCGCCGCGTCTACCAGCGACAGTCGGGCTTTTCCGAGGGCATGGCCCCCGACGAGCGCTTCGTCACCAACGCGCCGCGCATGGTCTGGGGCGACATCCTGCTGGCGCTCATCGCCGACGAAGCGGTGCAGTCGCGCGCCGTGCTCGCGTCGCTCTTCGAGCAGGCCGACGCCGACCGGCGCGACACCTCCACCGAGTACGGCGGGGTCCTCGACTGGCGCGACGGCGAGTTCGTCGCGACCTCCTACCCGCCCCGACCGGCGCAGCGCATGGGCGACAACCGCTTCGTCGCGTCGCCGGAACTCCTCAAGGACGGCGCGACCGCGCTGTTTCATTACCACTTCCACGCCAGCCGCCCCAACATGCGCGACTACTCCGGCCCGGGAGAGGGCGACGACCAGTACGCCGAGCGTTTCGGGCGCTCCTGCCTGGTGTTCACCTCCCTGTCGCAGGACTCGATGAACGCCGACTACTTCCAGCCACGCAACGCGTCGGGCATGGTGATCGTGGACCTCGGGGAGGTCCGTCGCCCGTAACCGCGGGCCGACGATCGACGAATGCTCCATCTGTTGCTCATCGCGCTGGCCGTCACGCTCTTCGCGAGCGACGCGCTCGGGCCCGGCGCGCGCCTCGCGGCGCTCAGCCCGGGCGCCGCATGGCTCGCGACGGGCGCGGTGACGCTGCTGGTCGCGCTCGCCGGCGGCGCGTGGATCAGGGTGTGCTCGTCGCGACTCGCGCGCAGCGGGCGTGGGATCTGGATCGCGCGCGCCCAGCGAGCCGGCTCGACGACCCGCATCGCGGCGGTCGTCGCCCACGCGTTCTGCGTGCTCGGGCTGGGCTGGCTCGACGCGGTGCGCGCCGCGAGGGGCGACTGGGTCCTGCTCGATGAACTCGTCGCCACCGCGCCGCCCCTGCTCGTGTTTCTCGCGATCTGGTACGCCTACGCGCCCATCGATCGCGCCCTGTGGGAGGCGACGCTGCTGCGCACGCTCGACGAGGGCGGCAGCGTGGGCGCGCCGCCGGGGTCCTCGCTCCGCTACGCGACCGAGCAGTTCCGCCAGCACGCCGCGATCGTGCTCGTGCCTCTCTCGATCATCTGGTCGTGGAACGAATCGCTGATCTGGCTGGCCGACCGGCGCGGGTGGACGCTCGCGAGCGACGCCTCGCAACTGGCGTTCGCCGGCGCGCAGCTCATCGGCGTCGCGATCGCGTTCGTGATAACCCCGCCACTCATGGTGCGCGTGTGGCGCACGCTGCCCCTGGGCAGGGGCGAGCTGCGCGACCGGCTCGAAGCGTTGTGCGCGCGCCACGAGGTGCGCTGCCGCGACATCCTCGTGTGGCGAACCGCCGGCGGGATGCTCAACGGCGCGGTGATGGGGCTGCTGCCTCGCGTGCGCTACATCCTGTTTACCGACGCGCTGCTCGAATCACTCAGCGAGCGGCAGGTCGAAGCGGTGGCGGCCCACGAGATCGCGCACATCCGGCGTCGGCACCTGCCTTGGCTGCTCGGGTCGATCTTCGCCTCGCTCTGGCTCGGGACCTCGCTCGTGGTCTGGCCCGCGATGGGCGCCGACGCGCTGCTGGGCGCCGCGCTGTTCACCGGCCCGCTTGCGTCGCTGGTCACCGCGTTCGGGGTCGTGGCCTCGCTCGCGCTCGCCGTGACGGTTTTCGGCGCCGTCAGCCGCGCCTTCGAGCGCCAGGCCGACGCCTTCGCGGTTCAGTCTCTCAGCGGGCTCCACGCCGCCGATGCGCAGCCGGGCGACGCCATCACCGAGGAGGCCGCCCACGCGATGGCCGGAGCGCTCCAGGCGGTCGCGCACTTCAACGCCATCCCGACGCAGCGGTTCTTCTGGCGTCACGGCAGCATCCGCGGCAGGCAGCGCCGCGTGATGGCGCTCGTCGGAACGCCGGTCCGATCCACTCCGGCCGACCGCCACGTGCGAAGAATCAAGCGTCTCACCGGCGCGGCGCTGGTCACCCTCGCCTGCGTCGACGGGGCGCTGTTCGCGATCTCGGCGCTGACCTGAAAGGAGCGATCATCGTGCGATTCACCAAAGCGCATGGGCTCGGCAACGACTTCGTCATCCTCGACGCGCTGCAGGACCCGTCCATCCTCGTGCGCGACCTCCACGCGTTCGCCCGTGCCGCCTGCGACCGACGCGCAGGCATCGGCGCAGACCAGCTCCTCACCATCGAGCCGCCGACCCGAACCACCGCCGCGGTGCGCATGCGCGTCTTCAACGCCGACGGGAGCGAGGCCGAGATGTGCGGCAACGGCATCCGCTGCGTGGCGCGACTCTTCGCGAGCCGCGACGCGGGCTTCGCCGTCTTCGTCGTCGAGACCAGGGGAGGGCTCTACCGCTGCGAGGCGCTCCACGACGGGAGCGTGCGCGTCGGCATGGGCGCCCCGCGCTTCGGCGCTGAAGCAGCCGGGTTCGCGCCCGGCGCCGCGTCGCGCGTCACGGGCGAGCCGGCGTCGGTCGAGCTGCACGGGCGTCGCGGCGCGCTGGTGAGCGTGGGCAACCCGCACTTCGTCGCATTCCTCGACGCGCCGCCCGAGGCGCGCATGGTCGAACGCGACGGCCCCCTCATCGAACGCCACGAGGCCTTTCCGCTCGGCGTCAACGCGCAGTTCGCGTTCGTCGAGTCCCGCGATCGCGTCCTCCTCAGCACCTGGGAGCGCGGCGCCGGCATGACATCGGCCTGCGGCACGGGCGCGTGCGCGACGTTCGCCGCCGGGCACGCGATGGGGATCCTGGGCGACGCCGCGACCGTGCGGCTCCCGGGGGGAGAACTCCATTTCGCGCGCACGCCCGAGGGCGAGGTGCAGATGACCGGGCCGGCGACCATCGTGTTCGAGGGCGAGTGGCTGGGCGGGTGAGCCGGCGGGCGAGCCCCGGTCCATCTTCCGGGGATCCCTCGCCGTTCTCGGACCGCTCGCTACGATCAGAGGATGCGCCCCTCTCAGGTGACGGAATCACGGCTGACGGCCACCGAGCAGCGCCTCTGCGCGAGAATCGCGAAGCGGCGCGACGAGTTGATCGAGCAACTCCGGCGCCTCGTCGCGATCCCCACCGGGCATAACCACGCGCCGGGACTCGACGAAGTCCGCGGCATCCTCACCCAGCGTCTCGCCGACCTCGGCGCGCAGGTCACGATCGTCCCGGGCGATCCTAAGCCCTCGTGGCTTCTGGGCGGGTCTTCCGGCAAGGCCCCTCCGGCGGCGGTCTGCGCGAAGCTCACGCCCGACCTCCCGAAGCTTCTTTTCGTGGGCCACATGGACACCGTGTTCGCCCCCGACGGCGCGTTCCAGGTCATGAACATCGCCAGCGATGGCAAGTCGGCCACCGGCCCGGGCGTGGTCGATATGAAGGGCGGTCTGGTGACGACCATCGCGGCGCTCGAGGCCCTCACCGCAGAGGGCGTGGGCGCCGCGTGGACCTTCGTGCTGACGAGCGACGAAGAGACCGGGAGTTATCACAGCGAGGGCGTGATCCGCGAGCAGGCGTCGCGCCACGACCTTGGCCTGATCATGGAGCCGGCGCTGCCGGGGGGCGAGCTGGTCGTCGAGCGCCTCGGCTCGGGGCAGTTCATGGTCGAGGCGTTCGGGCGTTCGGCGCACGTGGGTCGCGCGTTCGAGACCGGGGTGTCGGCGGTGAACGCGCTGGCCCGCGCCATCGTCGCGATCGCCGAGATGCCCGATGTCGCGAAGGGCCGGATCATCAATATCGGACCGGTGCAGGGTGGGGACGCGACGAACGCCGTGCCTGCGCACGCATCCGCCTGGGGGAATGTCCGGTACCCGAGCCAGAACATTGCCGATGAACTGTCTTCGATGCTCTCCGCCCTTGAGACAACCGAGAACGCGCTGCCGCGCGTGAAGGTGCACACCAGCTTCAACCGGCCCGCCAAGCCGATGACGCCAGATGTGGAATCGCTCGCCCTGCGCGCGAGGGAAGCCGCCGAGTCGCTCGGCCAGAAGCTGCCCTTCGCGAAGACCGGCGGCGTGTGCGACGGGAACATCCTGCAGGACGCCGGGCTCCCGTGCATCGACACGCTGGGAGTGCGCGGCGGGGGGCTGCACACGACAGACGAATGGATCGAGCTCGACAGTCTCGTCGAGCGCGCCCAATTGATGGCCGTGCTCGTCAGCCGGCTGTCGGAACGCGCCGCGGGCTGAACGCCGCGCGACAGTGACACCGCTTCAAGACCAGCGCCAACGGATAGACACCCATGACGACCGCTCAGACCGCATCATCCTCGCCCGCTCAGCCCAGCGCGGGCGACGCGTCCGCGACGACCGTGGCGCAGCAGCTGCGCAGCAGCCCGAAGATCGCGCAGGCCATCGACGCGATCGTGGGCGAGGTCCGTGAAGCCCAGAAGCGCATCACCGACGTGCGCGGGCCTGTCAGCGAGCAGCACCGCCTGGACTTCGAGCAGTTCCTCAAGAGCGCCGGCGAAGACCGCGGGCGCGAGTTCATGACGCCCTACATGGGCTCGGGCGCCGGCAACGGCCCCTTCGTCGAGATGCTCGACGGCTCGGTCAAGATGGACATGCTCGGGGGCATCGGTGTGCACTTCTTCGGGCACAGTGACCCCGACCTGGTCGGGACAGCGGTCCGCGCCGCCGCCACCAACGACATCGCGATGCAGGGCCACTTCCAGGCCAACGCCGAGCCGTACGAGTTCTCGCGACTGCTCCTCGAGCAGGCGCGTAAGACGAGCAACCTCGCGCACTGCTTCCTCAGCAATTCGGGCGCGATGGCCAACGAGAACGCGCTGAAGATCTGCTTCCAGAAGAAGGGCGCCGCCCCGCGCGTCCTCGCGTTCCAGGACTGCTTCCTCGGGCGCACCGTCACGATGGCGCAGATCGGCGACTCGGCCGCCGGGCGCGAGGGCATCCCGCTCTCGACGCTCATCGACTACATGCCCTTCTACGACCATGTCGCCGCCCGGCGCATGGGCGCCGGCGATGTCTCGGGCCAGACCCGCTACATCGACATGTGCGTCTGGCACCTCGAGCAGTACATCAAGCGATACCCCAACCAGCACGCGGTCTTCGAGATGGAGCTGGTGCAGGGCGAGGGCGGGTTCAACACCGCGCCGCGCGAGTTCTTCAAGGCCCTCATGGAGGTCTGCCGCGCGCACAAGATCCCCGTGTGGGACGACGAGGTGCAGTCCTTCGGGCGCACCACGCAGATGTTCTGCTTCGAGACGCTTGAGCTGGGCGAGTACATCGATGTCGTGACCGTCGGCAAGATGAGCCAGCTCTGCGCGACGCTGTTCACGAAGGACATGAACCCCAGGCCCGGCCTGATCGCCGGCACCTTCCTGGGCTCGACGATGAGCGCCGCGGTGGGCCGGCGCATCATCGAGCGACTGCGCGACGGCGGGCACTACGGGCCCAACGGCAAGCACGCCAAGCACCACGCGGTCTTCGTCGAGCAGGTCCGCAACCTCGCCGCCAAGCACCCCAACTGGTTCCCGCCCGTCCCCGGCGCCGCGGACATCGTGGGCGGGCTGGGGGGAATGATGCGTTTCACGCCCTTCGGCGGCGAGAAGAGCATGATCATGAAGACCTGCAAGGCGCTCTACGACGAGGGCGTGATCGTTCTGTACTGCGGCCACGGCCCCTTCCATGTCCGCATGCTCCCGCCCCTGGGCGTGCTGACCGAGGACATGTGGCCCCGCGCGTTCCGCATCGTCGAGCGCGCGCTCGAGAAGGTCGCCACCGCCTGATCGGCGCGAAAGGACTCGCTCCCATGTTCGTGATCCGACCCGCCAAAGCCGACGACCTCGACACGCTGCTCAAGCTGGCGAAGATGGTCTACTTCATCAACCTGCCCCCGGACCGCGACATCATCTCCGAGAAGATCCGGCGCAGCCGTCGCTCGTTCGAGGGCGAAACGCAGTCCGGGACGAAACGCCCCTCGGGCGGCGTGCAGGCCGGGCTCTCCAACGAGTCGCCCCTGTTCATGTTCGTCCTCGAGGACCCCGAGACCGGCAACGCGCTGGGAACCTCGCAGGTCGTCGCGCGCATGGGCGGGCCGGGCAACCCCAACCTCGCGATGAAGCTGCGCAAGCGCGAGTTCTTCAGCCGCGACCTGCAGGACGGCGCGATCCACGTCACAGCCCAGGTCGTCCTCGACGAGAGCGGGCCGACCGAGATCGGCGGGCTCATCCTCCAGCCCAGTTTCCGCGGCCACAAGGCCAAGCTCGGCAAGCAGCTCGCGATGGTCCGCTTCCACTACATCGGGCTCCACCGCCGGCTTTTCGCCGAACGCGTGCTCGCCGAGATGATGGCGCCCATCACCGACGACGGGCGCAACGAGTTCTGGGAGGCGCTGGGCCGACGCTTCATTAACATGAGCTATGCCGAGGCCGACCGTTTCTGCCAGCGCTCGCGCGAGTTCATGACCTCGCTCCTGCCGCGCGAAGAGATCTACCTCACGCTGCTCCCGGCCGAGGCGCGCCGTGTCGTGGGCGAGGTGAACGTCGAGACCGTCCCGGCGCGCAAGATGCTCGAGAGCTTCGGCTTCCGCTACCACGACATGATCGACCCCTTCGACGGCGGCCCGCACCTCGAAGCAAAAACCGACGAGATCGGCGTCGTGAAGGCCACCTCGCGCAAGCCCCTGCTCGGCGTCGCCGACGACAAGGCGTGCTCGGGAGAAGCCATCGTGAGCGTCGACGGGCGCGACACCACGCACGAAGAGTTCCGCGCCGTGCTGTGCGGGTTCGTCGAGGACGACACGGGCGTGCGTCTGCCGGCGCGGGCCGTCGAGCTCCTCGGGACGCGCGAGGGCGCCACGCTCGGATTCACGCTGCTCAAACCCTCCGGGGGTTCGGGCGGCTCCGCCGCACGCACGCCGCACCACGCGTCCGCCTGAGACTCCGAGACGAATCGAGCGCCATGACCATCACCGGCCTGTCCACCCACCCATCGCTCCGCAACCCACCCAGCGACATCCTGGGCGGGCGCATCACCGCGCTCACGGGCGACGCGCTGCGATCGACGAACCCCTCGCGCCCGGGCGAGACGATCTGGCTCGGCACGCCCCGGCTCGAGCACGTCGACCACGCCGTGCACGAGGCGAAGCGCGCGCTGAAATCGTGGAGCGCCACAACGCGCGAGGACCGCTTCGCGATCCTGCGCCGCTTCGCGCGCATCGCCGACTCGCGCAAGGCCGAGCTCGCCGCCCTCATCCGCGACGAGACCGGCAAGCCCCAGTGGGACGCCGAGGGCGAGGCCGGCGTCATCGGCGCCAAGGTCGACATCACCCTCGACTCCACCGAGCACGGCGCCCTCCGACGCGCCACCGACTTCGCCGTGCGCCTCACCGATACACGCA contains:
- a CDS encoding M20/M25/M40 family metallo-hydrolase: MRPSQVTESRLTATEQRLCARIAKRRDELIEQLRRLVAIPTGHNHAPGLDEVRGILTQRLADLGAQVTIVPGDPKPSWLLGGSSGKAPPAAVCAKLTPDLPKLLFVGHMDTVFAPDGAFQVMNIASDGKSATGPGVVDMKGGLVTTIAALEALTAEGVGAAWTFVLTSDEETGSYHSEGVIREQASRHDLGLIMEPALPGGELVVERLGSGQFMVEAFGRSAHVGRAFETGVSAVNALARAIVAIAEMPDVAKGRIINIGPVQGGDATNAVPAHASAWGNVRYPSQNIADELSSMLSALETTENALPRVKVHTSFNRPAKPMTPDVESLALRAREAAESLGQKLPFAKTGGVCDGNILQDAGLPCIDTLGVRGGGLHTTDEWIELDSLVERAQLMAVLVSRLSERAAG
- a CDS encoding arginine N-succinyltransferase, with protein sequence MFVIRPAKADDLDTLLKLAKMVYFINLPPDRDIISEKIRRSRRSFEGETQSGTKRPSGGVQAGLSNESPLFMFVLEDPETGNALGTSQVVARMGGPGNPNLAMKLRKREFFSRDLQDGAIHVTAQVVLDESGPTEIGGLILQPSFRGHKAKLGKQLAMVRFHYIGLHRRLFAERVLAEMMAPITDDGRNEFWEALGRRFINMSYAEADRFCQRSREFMTSLLPREEIYLTLLPAEARRVVGEVNVETVPARKMLESFGFRYHDMIDPFDGGPHLEAKTDEIGVVKATSRKPLLGVADDKACSGEAIVSVDGRDTTHEEFRAVLCGFVEDDTGVRLPARAVELLGTREGATLGFTLLKPSGGSGGSAARTPHHASA
- a CDS encoding aminotransferase class III-fold pyridoxal phosphate-dependent enzyme, with translation MTTAQTASSSPAQPSAGDASATTVAQQLRSSPKIAQAIDAIVGEVREAQKRITDVRGPVSEQHRLDFEQFLKSAGEDRGREFMTPYMGSGAGNGPFVEMLDGSVKMDMLGGIGVHFFGHSDPDLVGTAVRAAATNDIAMQGHFQANAEPYEFSRLLLEQARKTSNLAHCFLSNSGAMANENALKICFQKKGAAPRVLAFQDCFLGRTVTMAQIGDSAAGREGIPLSTLIDYMPFYDHVAARRMGAGDVSGQTRYIDMCVWHLEQYIKRYPNQHAVFEMELVQGEGGFNTAPREFFKALMEVCRAHKIPVWDDEVQSFGRTTQMFCFETLELGEYIDVVTVGKMSQLCATLFTKDMNPRPGLIAGTFLGSTMSAAVGRRIIERLRDGGHYGPNGKHAKHHAVFVEQVRNLAAKHPNWFPPVPGAADIVGGLGGMMRFTPFGGEKSMIMKTCKALYDEGVIVLYCGHGPFHVRMLPPLGVLTEDMWPRAFRIVERALEKVATA